The nucleotide window AATCTGTCAAACATTTTTCACAACTTATTTTGTCTTTATGTGGTCACTGGGGTTTGTGTTCAGGTCCTTGTAGAGATATGATGGAACATATATATACAGAAGGAGCTGACACCAAATGAGTACCATACATGTATCCGATCAAGCTGCTCGCTGGTACAAGGAAGAACTGAATTTGAACGAGGGAGACAGCATCCGATTTTTTGCCCGTTATAGCTCTGGCGGAGGTCTTCATCCTGGATTTTCGCTCGGCATTGCTGTGGAGAAACCAAGACATCCTGCGGATCAAACCGAAGTGTCGGGGATTCAATTTTTTATGGAAGATCACGATTATTGGTATCTGAAAGGGCACCAACTGCATGTGGATATCGTTGATGAAGGTCAGGATATCGAATATCGTTATACCGAAGTATAGGGTGTGTCTGTAAAGCAATAGATGAATCACAGGTGGCCACCGGCTTCCGAGTAGGAGGAGGGGATAAGCAGTGAACCTGCCAGCCCGAGATTTGGCCCAATATATCGCAAAACGCTCTCATATTGTTGTAAAAGCGGCGGTGCGGGCTGAGAACGAACAAGGTGAATTGCTGCTGATTCAGCACGCTGAGCATGGTCATTGGCGTATGCCAGCCGGTGAGATGCGTCCGGGTGAAGCCATTGAAGATGCCGCACATCGGGAGCTATGGGAAGAGACAGGTTGGACTACTGATATCATGACACTGGAAGGTCTGTATTCAGGGCCTGATCTTCGGTATGTACATTCGAGCGGAGATGAAGAGTATTATGTCATTGCCTTGTTCCGGACACAGATCATTCAGGATGACCTTGTGGAATCACGTGTAAATAGTGATGCGGGTCTGAAGTTTTTTGCGCTGGAGTCGTTACCACCTCTGAATGAGATTAGCCGAATCCTGTTAACGCAGGATATTGCGGAATAAAATAAGTGTTGACGCAAAAATGACCTCGGTATCCACGACAAAGTGGGTACTGAGGTCATTTTTTTGTCCGATTTCCGTGCACTCCATGTATGAATTACACCTGATCCAGTGGTTCATCATCCATCGCAAAATCAAAATCATCAATATCAAATACCTGTACAGGTGATTCCGATTCAATAATACGTGCGATCAGTTCAACCTGATCGGTGAGAATCGGGATACTCAGGCGCTGAGATGTCAGCAGCAGTTCGGTCTCAATGGGATCGAAATATTCCCCGTACTGTGCCGTATCTATTGCATTGATAATGGCAATGGATACTTGGTCACCAAATAAAATGGAGGGGCTTTTGGCCCATGGAACAAGTAATGCACGCTCTATTTTTTTCTTATTCAGCGGTTCCTCGAAATAAGAAATCATTTCATTGATTTTGGATTTCACATGCTGATCATCTGCCGGGTTATCCATCATGGGATCAGGACTGGTCTGGAATTCATATAGCTCAAGGATGGTGGTATAAGGAACAATATATTCAACAGGCGCGGGCGGCGCTAGCAATTGACCGTAAATGGCCACCATCACGGCTTCTGTAATAAACTGACGTGACATGGTTCCTTAATCCTCCTGCGCCATTAATAGTTGCAAAGTGAATCTATAATTTCCTGCAACAGCATAACCACAAAATGGATTATTCTGCTGTAGACTCGTGTACATAATTTGCATGAATAGAAGTATATCACACAACGGTGGGAAATACAGCCAATCTGCAGAGCATGTCAGGTTACACCCGTACAACCTGGATCAGGATTTGCCCAGTAGCAATGATAAAATTCCCGCCGCAATCAATGGACCCACAGGTACACCCTTGAACAGGGCAACCCCAAGTACCGTTCCGATTAACAGCCCTGCAACGACAGTTGGCTGTGTACCCATCAGCGTAGCGCCACGTCCTCCAAGATATGCCACCAGTAATCCTACGCCAATGGCGAGCAGTGATTTCCAGTGCAGGAAAGACTCACCGATCGTCTGCAGACTCATCTTGCCACTGGCAAGAGGTGCCATCACACCAATGGTCAGAATGATAATGCCCAGTGTAAGTCCGTATTTTTCAAGCCATGGAAATGCCTGATTCAGGTTCAGGACGCGTAGCAACAACAGAAATACCATCGCTACGGTCACCGGTGTGTTGTTGCTGATAATGCCGAGGGCCGCAAATCCGAGCAACAGCAGGGAAGTCATGTCCATGGTCTTCATTTCCCTTCAGTCTGTCCACGTTGTCTGCTAACGATATGTTCCGCAATGTACCTTCCATGCCAGCGTCCGGATTCAATAAAGACCTCATTGGCATTACGCCCCGAAGCGATGACTCCGCCCACGTATATACCAGGTACGCTGCTTTCCA belongs to Paenibacillus sp. FSL H8-0079 and includes:
- a CDS encoding DUF441 domain-containing protein; amino-acid sequence: MDMTSLLLLGFAALGIISNNTPVTVAMVFLLLLRVLNLNQAFPWLEKYGLTLGIIILTIGVMAPLASGKMSLQTIGESFLHWKSLLAIGVGLLVAYLGGRGATLMGTQPTVVAGLLIGTVLGVALFKGVPVGPLIAAGILSLLLGKS
- a CDS encoding NUDIX domain-containing protein, with protein sequence MNLPARDLAQYIAKRSHIVVKAAVRAENEQGELLLIQHAEHGHWRMPAGEMRPGEAIEDAAHRELWEETGWTTDIMTLEGLYSGPDLRYVHSSGDEEYYVIALFRTQIIQDDLVESRVNSDAGLKFFALESLPPLNEISRILLTQDIAE
- a CDS encoding HesB/YadR/YfhF family protein, which encodes MSTIHVSDQAARWYKEELNLNEGDSIRFFARYSSGGGLHPGFSLGIAVEKPRHPADQTEVSGIQFFMEDHDYWYLKGHQLHVDIVDEGQDIEYRYTEV